The sequence GCTCCAGCGCATGGTTATCAATGGCATAACCGTAGGAAACCAGGAAGCCCAAGCCTGGTATTCATTTAATAACACAAAAGCCAGTATTGACTATGTGTTGATTGATCCGGTAACGTTTTCTGATATCTCTGCCGGTGAAGAGCAGATCCGTTCCCAGTATGATGATCATCATGATTTGTACATGTCTGAACCTAAACGCAAAGTAGCCTTCCTTGTGTTTGCACCGGAGGATTTTGAGGGCCAGGTTAAAATTGATGAAACGTCGATTCGGGATTTTTACGATCAGAACCCGACTCGTTTTACCACGCCGGAACAGGTTGAAGCCAGTCATGTCTTGATACGGGTAAATGAAAACGCGGATGAGCAGACTGTGGCCAAGGCCAAAGAAGAGGCTTTAATCGTTTATGAGAAAGCGGTCAAGGCAGAAGATTTTTCAGAACTTGCCAAGACCTATTCCCAGGGACCGTCTGCCGCCAGTGGCGGATACCTTGGCCGGTTCGACAAAAACAGTATGGTGAAACCCTTTGCGGATGCCGCATTTGCCATGAACCCAGGTGATATCTCTCAGCCCGTAAGAACCCGTTTCGGGTGGCACATTATTAAGGTGACGGATAAAACACCTGAAACCATGACGCCTTTTAAGATCGCCAAGGTAGAAATTCAAAAGGAACTGGCTGCAAGTCAGGTTCAAGATTTGGCATATAATAAGGCTGAGGATGCCTATGATGCCGTGCTTGATGGTGATTCCTTTGAGCAGGTTGCCTTGGTTGCAGCTAAACAGCCTGTAAATACGCCGGCCTTTACTGCCTTGGGAACCGAACTTAAAGGGTTGGGTATTTCAGATCCTGGTGAGTTCGCCACCACAGCCTTTTCCCTGGTTGATAATGAGATCAGTGAAGTCAAGAAAATCGGAAATAATTATTACCTGATACATGTGCTTGAGCAGATAGACCCTAAACTGCTTGCCTATGAAGATGTAAAAAATGAAATTGCCGTTAACTTAACGGGTGGTCTGCAAAAACAGGCAGCTAAGAAAACCGCTGCGTCAATGCTTGAAAAAGCAGGAAGTGATGTCACAAGTCTCG comes from uncultured Desulfobacter sp. and encodes:
- a CDS encoding SurA N-terminal domain-containing protein, with translation MLRYLRENTGNWIIKFFLGIIVIVFVFLGVGSMNADKHNRVATVNDHTITFSEYRDAYQRMIQRLQQQFGSSLDDNLIKSLNVKQHAVNSLIDQKILEIEAQRLKIVVSDEELKQDLLSVKAFQKDGAFDMDLYKRVLGQNAMTPETFEAMQRNTIRNTKLQRMVINGITVGNQEAQAWYSFNNTKASIDYVLIDPVTFSDISAGEEQIRSQYDDHHDLYMSEPKRKVAFLVFAPEDFEGQVKIDETSIRDFYDQNPTRFTTPEQVEASHVLIRVNENADEQTVAKAKEEALIVYEKAVKAEDFSELAKTYSQGPSAASGGYLGRFDKNSMVKPFADAAFAMNPGDISQPVRTRFGWHIIKVTDKTPETMTPFKIAKVEIQKELAASQVQDLAYNKAEDAYDAVLDGDSFEQVALVAAKQPVNTPAFTALGTELKGLGISDPGEFATTAFSLVDNEISEVKKIGNNYYLIHVLEQIDPKLLAYEDVKNEIAVNLTGGLQKQAAKKTAASMLEKAGSDVTSLEKIAGDNHLKVESSKMFTRNDAVVPGITGSEAIAKAAFTLDEKNPVYKKVLEASGKFYIIGLKEKQTPDAAAITDNLEKVKLQLEARKQQDYYSQWLATRKEKAEIRINTDIIN